One window of Bacteroidota bacterium genomic DNA carries:
- a CDS encoding type IX secretion system membrane protein PorP/SprF: MLILLAMTLAGAQQGVQAQQDAQYSQYMFNQLVYNPAYTGSREALSATVLLRRQWLGYVGGPATGNISVHAPIANERHGVGFMFAQDHLGVTSTSNLALSYAYRLPVGTGFLNLGLNAGVMQYKTKFSEVHPMDPDPIKPNVDVSALLPRAGAGAYFHTPKFFAGFSVPNLLAGRYFGTSNPTAGLLASKQSMHFFTMAGAILPMGSNVSFRPSAVLKMVPHSPMQVDINTTFFFAKVLGIGVGYRTSDALVFMLEYQSLRRFRAGYAFDMTLSPLRNTNSGSHELMIGVDLGWGKANFMTPRYF; this comes from the coding sequence ATGCTCATTCTCCTTGCAATGACCTTGGCAGGTGCGCAACAAGGCGTGCAGGCGCAGCAGGATGCGCAATACTCGCAGTACATGTTCAATCAACTCGTGTACAACCCCGCCTATACGGGGAGCAGGGAGGCATTGAGCGCAACGGTGTTGCTGCGCCGCCAATGGCTGGGCTATGTCGGCGGCCCTGCAACCGGAAACATCAGTGTGCATGCACCGATTGCCAACGAACGCCATGGCGTCGGCTTCATGTTTGCCCAAGATCACTTGGGTGTCACAAGCACGAGCAACTTGGCGCTGTCCTATGCCTATCGCCTGCCGGTCGGGACCGGGTTTCTCAACCTTGGTTTGAATGCCGGCGTGATGCAATACAAAACCAAGTTTTCTGAAGTGCATCCAATGGATCCTGATCCCATCAAACCCAACGTTGACGTGTCCGCCTTGTTGCCGCGTGCAGGCGCAGGGGCATACTTCCATACGCCAAAGTTTTTTGCCGGATTTTCCGTGCCCAATCTTTTGGCAGGACGGTATTTTGGGACGAGCAATCCGACCGCGGGCCTGCTGGCTTCAAAGCAATCGATGCACTTTTTCACGATGGCAGGCGCGATTTTGCCGATGGGCAGCAATGTGAGCTTTCGTCCAAGTGCCGTGCTGAAAATGGTGCCGCATTCGCCGATGCAAGTCGACATCAACACCACGTTTTTCTTTGCGAAAGTGCTGGGAATTGGTGTCGGTTACCGCACCTCCGATGCCTTGGTGTTTATGTTGGAATACCAAAGCTTGCGCCGTTTCCGTGCAGGCTATGCCTTTGACATGACACTTTCGCCTTTGCGCAACACCAATTCTGGTTCGCATGAACTTATGATCGGGGTCGACCTCGGTTGGGGCAAAGCCAACTTCATGACTCCACGTTATTTCTGA
- a CDS encoding PD40 domain-containing protein has product MKKFLSVALICILAVATQTAQAQLGRANKRFDRREYAKAIPLYQRHLEKVPISEEGMEKLAHSYRQINDSRNAEYWYNRLIKAGNKDPQNVFYFAQMLINNEKWEDAAPLLEKYLQERDWDEVAQNMLKSAKSYKEYMADSTMYIVKGTNINTAKAEFSPTIYRNSIVFASSRTPAKNIFNWTGDNFLDLYQAQYFGKAELGEPQILPGLANSKYHEGGSTFSPDGNLMYFTRNNYNQGKLTKGENGLVRLKTFQAELVRNKWDNIKEVPFNGEEFSVGHPSLSPDGSTFFFVSDMTGGEGGTDIWMAKKQGETWSKPENMGPRINTPGNDMFPWVSPTGVFYFSSNGHPGLGGLDLYRVTSVGTEFEKVQNMGYPVNSPRDDFSLVIDEKSGVGFFSSNRKGGKGDDDIYSFIQRQVLEGHVVDASTGKSINNAKVEIYGVKGLQTVIRTDSVGHFRYGLDRNTDYKLVGSGDHYLETQQIVSTVSFDPTVPVETLIKLEKDKSDPIYNLKGKLEADSIVNLEGTKVRIIAKEVVVMVDENGNFEYHLAPETDYEVRVEKEGFMDKVMDITTKGMAPGDLNLNAMLMKLMPDTALYRIFYDYDDAFVRSDAYKELDKVLEFMKRNPTAKIRLVSHADPRGSESYNEQLSRKRTNSAFTYLMRHGIAQNRLEQVWLGERSPKNKCRDGMDCTEEEYQENRQTEIQFGGKIRDREMPKLEVVPMDPNSDSGTSKADLKMQAEPSGKEKIKAGAPADPKDSIKEGTEVVEPTKESAPAEQPKEEAKTEAPATTPAEQPKEEAKTAAPASTPAEQPKEEAKTAAPASTPAEQPKEEAKTAAPASTPAEQPKEEAKTVAPVEKEMVEELRKPENLIQDFDAPADSAKGGNAVPVTPGSGTAADGKPK; this is encoded by the coding sequence ATGAAAAAGTTTCTTAGCGTTGCCCTGATCTGCATATTGGCAGTCGCAACACAGACAGCACAAGCGCAATTGGGCCGCGCCAACAAAAGGTTTGACCGTCGGGAATACGCCAAAGCCATTCCGCTGTATCAACGCCACTTGGAAAAGGTGCCCATCAGCGAAGAAGGCATGGAAAAGCTTGCCCATAGCTATCGCCAAATCAATGACTCGCGCAACGCGGAATATTGGTACAACCGGTTGATCAAGGCTGGCAACAAGGATCCGCAAAACGTCTTCTACTTTGCTCAAATGCTCATTAACAATGAGAAATGGGAAGATGCGGCCCCCTTGCTCGAGAAATATCTGCAAGAACGCGATTGGGATGAAGTGGCTCAAAACATGCTCAAATCTGCCAAAAGCTACAAAGAGTATATGGCTGATTCCACGATGTACATCGTGAAGGGCACGAATATCAATACCGCCAAGGCGGAGTTCAGCCCCACGATTTACAGGAACTCCATTGTGTTTGCAAGTTCGCGGACCCCAGCCAAAAACATCTTCAATTGGACCGGAGACAACTTTTTGGACCTGTATCAAGCGCAGTATTTTGGCAAGGCTGAATTGGGCGAGCCCCAAATCCTGCCGGGATTGGCCAACAGTAAGTACCACGAAGGCGGTAGCACATTCAGCCCCGATGGCAACTTGATGTACTTTACCCGCAACAATTACAATCAAGGCAAGCTCACAAAAGGCGAAAATGGATTGGTAAGGCTCAAAACGTTCCAAGCCGAACTTGTGCGCAACAAATGGGACAACATCAAGGAAGTGCCTTTTAATGGTGAGGAATTCTCCGTTGGGCATCCAAGCTTGAGCCCTGACGGCAGCACCTTCTTTTTCGTTTCGGATATGACAGGTGGTGAGGGCGGCACGGATATTTGGATGGCAAAGAAGCAAGGTGAAACTTGGAGCAAGCCGGAAAACATGGGTCCACGCATCAATACCCCTGGCAATGACATGTTTCCTTGGGTGAGTCCGACAGGAGTGTTTTACTTTTCTTCGAATGGACATCCTGGTCTGGGCGGTCTCGACCTCTACCGCGTAACTTCAGTCGGCACCGAGTTTGAGAAGGTTCAAAACATGGGCTACCCGGTAAACAGTCCACGCGACGACTTTTCCTTGGTGATCGACGAAAAATCCGGTGTCGGATTTTTCAGCTCCAACCGCAAGGGTGGAAAAGGAGACGACGACATTTATTCTTTCATTCAGCGCCAGGTTTTGGAAGGCCATGTGGTGGATGCTTCAACGGGCAAATCCATCAACAATGCCAAGGTCGAAATCTATGGTGTAAAGGGTCTCCAAACGGTGATTCGCACTGACAGTGTAGGCCATTTCCGTTATGGTTTGGACAGAAACACTGACTATAAATTGGTCGGTTCTGGCGATCATTATTTGGAGACACAGCAGATTGTAAGCACAGTGAGCTTCGACCCAACTGTACCGGTCGAAACGTTGATCAAACTGGAAAAGGACAAGTCTGATCCCATCTACAATCTCAAAGGTAAGTTGGAAGCCGACAGCATCGTGAACCTCGAAGGCACCAAGGTGCGCATCATCGCCAAGGAAGTCGTGGTAATGGTGGACGAAAACGGAAACTTCGAATACCATCTTGCGCCAGAAACAGACTACGAAGTGCGTGTCGAGAAGGAAGGCTTCATGGACAAGGTCATGGACATCACCACCAAAGGCATGGCGCCCGGCGACCTCAATTTGAATGCGATGCTCATGAAGTTGATGCCGGATACCGCATTGTACCGCATCTTCTACGACTACGATGATGCCTTTGTACGTAGCGATGCCTACAAGGAGTTGGACAAAGTGCTTGAATTCATGAAGCGCAATCCGACAGCAAAGATCAGGCTTGTTTCCCATGCCGACCCGCGCGGTTCGGAATCCTACAACGAGCAATTGTCACGTAAGCGTACCAACAGTGCTTTCACCTATTTGATGCGCCATGGTATTGCACAAAATCGTTTGGAGCAGGTTTGGTTGGGCGAACGCAGTCCGAAAAACAAGTGCCGCGATGGAATGGATTGCACAGAGGAAGAATACCAAGAGAATCGCCAAACCGAAATTCAATTCGGAGGAAAGATTCGTGACCGTGAAATGCCAAAGTTGGAAGTTGTCCCAATGGATCCCAACAGCGATTCCGGCACGAGCAAGGCAGACTTGAAAATGCAGGCCGAGCCTTCTGGCAAGGAGAAAATCAAGGCGGGTGCTCCTGCAGATCCGAAGGATAGCATCAAGGAAGGTACTGAGGTGGTCGAACCAACCAAAGAATCCGCTCCAGCTGAGCAGCCCAAAGAGGAAGCCAAAACCGAAGCTCCAGCCACCACGCCTGCTGAGCAGCCCAAAGAGGAGGCTAAAACGGCAGCACCAGCCTCGACGCCGGCTGAACAGCCCAAGGAAGAAGCGAAAACTGCGGCACCTGCCTCCACTCCTGCGGAACAGCCCAAAGAGGAAGCCAAAACCGCAGCACCAGCCTCGACGCCTGCTGAGCAGCCCAAAGAGGAAGCCAAAACTGTAGCACCTGTCGAAAAGGAAATGGTCGAGGAGCTTCGGAAGCCCGAAAACCTCATTCAGGACTTTGATGCACCGGCCGACAGTGCCAAGGGTGGCAATGCAGTACCGGTGACTCCGGGATCTGGCACAGCTGCCGATGGCAAGCCAAAATAG
- a CDS encoding adenosine deaminase, which yields MAEQDTLNSFIQGIPKAELHVHIEGTFEPELMFAIAQRNQVPIRFASVEEVKQAYNFSNLQDFLDIYYEGAKVLLHEQDFYDLTFTYLEKLHAQNVVHAEIFFDPQTHTDRGVSFGTVIDGIWRACRDAESKWGLSTSLIMCFLRHLDEASAFQTLEQALPYRDRIIGVGLDSSELGHPPSKFQRVFARAAEEGLLLVAHAGEEGPAAYIWEALNLLNISRLDHGNRCLDDEKLVDELVRRQMALTVCPLSNLKLCVVKDLKDHSLKTMLDRGLLVTVNSDDPAYFGGGVNDNYAHTAAAIGLSKQDIYELARNSFIGSFLPEDQKQQHLINIDTYYQGI from the coding sequence ATGGCAGAGCAAGACACTTTGAACAGTTTCATACAAGGAATTCCAAAGGCGGAATTGCACGTTCATATCGAGGGCACTTTTGAACCCGAATTGATGTTTGCCATCGCCCAGCGCAATCAGGTTCCGATCCGGTTTGCCTCGGTGGAGGAGGTGAAGCAGGCCTACAACTTCAGCAACCTTCAAGACTTTTTGGACATTTACTATGAGGGCGCCAAGGTCTTGCTGCACGAGCAGGATTTTTACGACCTGACTTTTACCTATTTGGAGAAGTTGCATGCCCAAAACGTCGTGCATGCCGAGATCTTTTTTGATCCGCAGACGCATACCGATCGTGGTGTTTCCTTTGGTACCGTGATCGACGGAATTTGGCGGGCTTGCCGTGATGCCGAATCCAAATGGGGTCTCTCCACCAGCCTGATCATGTGCTTTTTGCGGCATTTGGATGAGGCCAGCGCTTTTCAGACCCTGGAGCAAGCGTTGCCTTATCGGGACCGCATCATCGGCGTTGGCCTCGATTCTTCCGAACTTGGGCATCCACCGTCCAAGTTTCAACGGGTTTTCGCGCGCGCTGCCGAGGAGGGGCTTCTACTCGTTGCACATGCAGGCGAAGAGGGTCCGGCCGCGTATATATGGGAGGCATTGAATCTACTGAACATTTCCCGCCTAGACCATGGAAACCGTTGTCTTGACGATGAAAAGCTCGTTGATGAACTCGTGCGCAGGCAAATGGCCTTGACGGTTTGTCCTTTGAGCAACCTGAAACTTTGTGTGGTCAAGGACTTGAAAGACCATTCCCTCAAGACCATGCTCGACCGCGGATTGTTGGTGACCGTCAATTCGGATGACCCAGCCTATTTTGGCGGCGGAGTCAATGACAATTACGCCCATACAGCTGCTGCCATCGGCCTCAGCAAGCAAGACATTTATGAACTTGCCCGCAACTCGTTTATCGGCTCGTTTTTGCCCGAAGACCAGAAGCAGCAGCACCTCATCAACATTGACACTTATTATCAAGGAATTTAA
- a CDS encoding carboxypeptidase-like regulatory domain-containing protein, translated as MFVLLLGLSGILLGQKVQFGGSVVDSVTQEALPLVSVVLDGTTYGVNTNLEGAFLFVVPKGRYKVLVRASGYKPFSDSITIDGDVTDYKVQVKPVSMALDEIVITSKAVNPAHRVIRNAIANRRYNRFDKIEAYEYEAYNKLVLTMDNVTDKFLSSKLVRNIGKEVQEIMGDSTHSDSTKYKIAGFVSESVSRFYYNRPDQKKEEILAVQTSGVKGSEYNLLNSMLLQLDMYDNNVVIVDRTFLSPIADGAFVDYDFFMLSVESYGQDTLYGIQVLPKRPYDPVFKGTIYIDNHRWAINRLDLVLNENPNVNFVEDIRIRQEYGEVDSFWVPTLLDIEVDFQNSVMKRKGGKGISIIGRSSSHIYNYKINQPKDPKFFQQEVMEVMQGAESKDSTYWAEARKSPLDKSEQLGFALVDSLRSRGVLDFYIEATRLIGWGTYKRKYWEVGPYFYVIGFNQAEGMRSRCGFYTRPDFSNWFYFGGHLAYGFGDKRLKYQVETKFRLVRKPKLELGLKRTYEVEQVGFENFLNNGTSLLQSSLRRVPLTQLNYYGENRVDVYTDIMKGLSGDFYFRTKSFEPARTFAFGFERPDGGLGSEYSIAEVGADLRLSFKEKYITDSRGDRKYVGTKYPVFQLKYRHGFDGLLQGQYKYDAAEVQMGNFVRMGRYGWFRYDLRAGQVFGTLPFPSLHVFRGNMSWGYDRYGFNLMNYYEFVADRYVTFAGEQHFEGLIWNQLPLLRKLKWKEVLTCRLAWGSLTPANQQLNDALIPRLDGSFEHQQIKAPTKVPYLEAGAGLYNIFKVLRVDAIWRLNYFDLSYKTDPGVPKANWGRFNNFGLRADFSITF; from the coding sequence TTGTTTGTCCTATTGCTGGGACTAAGCGGCATTTTGTTGGGGCAGAAGGTGCAATTTGGCGGGTCAGTCGTGGATTCCGTAACGCAGGAGGCCCTTCCTTTGGTCTCTGTTGTTTTGGACGGCACCACTTACGGCGTGAACACCAACCTCGAAGGAGCCTTTCTTTTTGTCGTTCCCAAGGGAAGGTACAAGGTATTGGTGAGGGCATCAGGCTACAAGCCGTTTTCGGATAGCATCACGATCGACGGTGACGTCACCGATTACAAAGTGCAGGTCAAACCGGTGAGCATGGCCCTGGACGAAATCGTGATTACCTCCAAGGCGGTGAATCCCGCCCACAGAGTGATCCGGAATGCGATTGCCAACCGCCGTTACAACCGATTCGACAAGATCGAAGCCTACGAATACGAAGCCTACAACAAGCTCGTGCTCACGATGGACAATGTCACCGACAAGTTTCTCAGCAGCAAACTTGTGCGCAACATCGGCAAGGAGGTGCAGGAAATCATGGGCGATTCAACGCATTCCGACAGTACCAAGTACAAAATCGCAGGATTTGTCTCGGAGAGCGTGAGCCGATTTTACTACAACCGGCCCGATCAGAAAAAGGAAGAAATTTTGGCGGTGCAGACCTCCGGCGTGAAAGGCTCGGAATACAATTTGTTGAATTCGATGTTGTTGCAGCTCGACATGTATGACAACAACGTCGTGATTGTGGACCGCACATTTCTGAGTCCGATAGCGGATGGGGCTTTTGTGGACTACGATTTTTTCATGTTGAGCGTTGAAAGTTACGGGCAAGACACACTGTACGGCATCCAAGTGCTACCCAAGCGCCCGTATGATCCGGTTTTCAAAGGCACGATTTACATCGACAACCACCGCTGGGCCATCAACCGGTTGGATTTGGTCCTGAATGAAAATCCGAACGTCAACTTTGTCGAAGACATCCGCATTCGGCAGGAATACGGGGAAGTGGATTCTTTTTGGGTGCCGACGTTGCTGGATATCGAGGTCGATTTTCAAAACAGCGTGATGAAGCGCAAGGGCGGCAAAGGGATCAGCATTATCGGCCGCAGCAGCTCACATATATATAACTACAAAATCAATCAGCCCAAGGATCCGAAGTTCTTTCAACAGGAAGTGATGGAGGTGATGCAAGGTGCTGAGAGCAAGGATTCCACGTATTGGGCCGAAGCCAGGAAGTCGCCTTTGGACAAAAGCGAGCAGCTGGGCTTTGCCTTGGTCGATTCGCTGCGCTCGAGAGGGGTTTTGGATTTTTACATTGAGGCGACAAGGCTGATCGGCTGGGGAACCTACAAGCGGAAGTACTGGGAGGTCGGCCCCTATTTTTATGTGATCGGCTTCAATCAGGCAGAAGGGATGCGTTCGCGTTGCGGGTTCTACACCCGTCCCGATTTCAGCAATTGGTTCTACTTTGGCGGCCATTTGGCGTATGGATTCGGAGACAAGCGCCTCAAATACCAAGTCGAAACCAAGTTCCGCCTCGTCCGCAAACCCAAGCTCGAGCTCGGGCTCAAGCGCACGTATGAAGTGGAGCAAGTCGGATTCGAAAATTTCCTCAACAACGGCACGAGTCTGTTGCAAAGCAGTTTGCGCAGGGTTCCGCTCACGCAGCTCAACTACTATGGCGAAAACCGTGTCGATGTTTACACCGACATCATGAAGGGACTTTCGGGTGATTTTTACTTCCGCACAAAATCCTTTGAGCCGGCAAGGACATTCGCCTTTGGTTTTGAGCGGCCCGATGGCGGGCTGGGGTCGGAGTATTCAATCGCAGAGGTCGGGGCTGATCTACGCCTGTCGTTCAAGGAAAAGTACATTACAGATTCCCGCGGAGACAGGAAATACGTTGGGACGAAATACCCGGTTTTTCAACTCAAGTACCGTCACGGCTTTGACGGTTTGCTGCAAGGTCAGTACAAATACGATGCTGCCGAAGTGCAAATGGGCAATTTCGTGCGAATGGGACGTTATGGATGGTTTCGCTACGACCTCCGGGCAGGACAAGTCTTCGGGACTTTGCCCTTTCCTTCGCTGCATGTTTTCAGGGGGAATATGTCTTGGGGCTATGACCGTTATGGCTTCAACCTGATGAATTACTACGAATTTGTAGCAGATCGTTATGTGACATTTGCGGGGGAGCAACATTTTGAAGGATTGATCTGGAACCAATTGCCTTTGCTACGCAAGCTCAAATGGAAGGAAGTTTTGACCTGTCGCTTGGCTTGGGGTTCCTTGACTCCGGCCAATCAGCAGCTTAACGATGCCCTGATTCCGCGCTTGGATGGCAGTTTCGAGCACCAACAAATCAAGGCCCCGACAAAAGTGCCCTATCTCGAGGCTGGGGCAGGACTTTATAATATTTTTAAGGTGCTGCGTGTCGATGCGATTTGGCGTTTGAACTATTTTGACCTTTCCTACAAGACTGACCCGGGGGTTCCCAAAGCAAATTGGGGCCGCTTCAACAATTTTGGGTTGCGCGCAGATTTCAGCATTACGTTCTGA
- a CDS encoding tandem-95 repeat protein, translating into MLNRLNFMREVYELSPCSVFYNPDLVPKQGSRALSARVKPWLLMVLVCCLAGWAQAQEICNNGIDDDNDGYVDCYDIDCSGNFACTSQLFGGAVPGCQYVPTPAPSFQMSLLWATDSIAQPLTTRRTPIIGDIDIDGVPEVITGTAAIASGTYVYNGANGILERTIASSPFALSYGAHAIGDIDNDGFGEILMVSQNSSGRQLLCYEHNGNLKWTSSTQVGFGVADETWTPLIADFEEDGLPEIYMGNQIFNGATGALIVSGTGSASRGANAGSPNEPFSVAADVLPTGFCADCAGLELVAGNTVYAINLLAGTMVAQNVPNAGMFDGMTSLADMDRDGDVDAVVVGQNGLTRGAVYIWDIQTGVVIASPFQIDGAANASGITSSGGLATIADLDNNGFPEVLVGGRNVLVALNFNVGLNNFSERWSLASIDNSGRLGCTVFDFEGDGTKEVVYRDDAVLRVLAGANGAVRFTTTCPSSSRMETPVVVDVDNNGQANIVCQCNNSVKAYQPLLSTWVPARGIWNQRSYFVLNVRDNLRIPRQQQGQELGFPVGAPVNYPFNVFMSQTTRLANNGAIVYPAANDQISILNPVADINLGPCQDGINDSIGLRLTVRNTGNAPIPIGTPISFYNGNPYAIGATFLRSYNMLQAVPIGGSLTLPFVYVDDQGGTMNLHFQINDLGTNPIPMTAPANAHLECNYLNNIGNLQVTSCGNLPPAVDTFGLQTDTILFTSFEDTPAQLCISATDPQSDAHDVTGLIGSIALGSATGLNDGDSCITLTPLPSSTGQSTFSLIICDNGNVPLCDTVFVIWTLAPLNDRPVALDDAITTNEDTPVSIPLLGNDFDAENDPLAVTLIGGPLHGTAAMNLNNLDYTPGFNYVGFDTIVYRVCDNALPVGCDTATIIITILPINDNPLAVDDSITLPNDTTQVNVPIIVNDSDPESGVLSITIGCPPAHGTATVNTNTLQIVYVPDPTYIGLDSLCYILCDDGNPVLCDTAYVYFNIFNGNEPPLAVDDMDTTLLQDTVLISIIPNDSDPNGDAFSTTALICGPMNGTVTLDTLLGILTYVPNVGYLGPDSICYVICDVPVGGPSYCDTAVVYIQVNTSNIPPDAITDTLTVAFTLTGTRDLLANDSDANALDSLFVTILLQPSNGTALLNNGVITYTPNPTFYGLDSLCYQLCDNGIPVMCDTACAYFTVLPPVDIIVPNGFSPNGDGANDFLVIDAVQLYPDNTFQVFTRWGTTVFEANGYNNEWDGTYKGNAVPDGTYFYRLDPGDGSDVITGFVLLYR; encoded by the coding sequence ATGCTTAATCGTCTGAATTTTATGCGGGAAGTCTACGAACTCTCACCCTGTTCGGTATTCTACAATCCAGACCTTGTGCCAAAGCAAGGGAGTCGTGCATTGTCGGCACGCGTGAAGCCTTGGCTGTTGATGGTTTTGGTATGTTGTCTTGCCGGGTGGGCACAGGCCCAGGAAATTTGCAACAATGGAATTGATGACGACAACGACGGCTACGTCGACTGCTATGACATCGATTGCTCTGGGAATTTTGCATGTACATCACAGCTTTTTGGCGGCGCGGTGCCTGGCTGTCAGTACGTTCCGACGCCAGCTCCGTCATTTCAGATGAGCCTTTTGTGGGCTACCGACAGCATTGCCCAGCCATTGACCACGCGTCGCACCCCGATTATCGGCGACATCGATATCGACGGTGTGCCCGAAGTGATCACAGGGACCGCTGCGATTGCAAGCGGCACCTACGTTTACAATGGCGCAAACGGAATCCTTGAACGTACCATTGCTTCTTCGCCCTTTGCGCTCAGTTACGGTGCACATGCAATCGGCGACATTGACAACGACGGATTTGGCGAAATCCTCATGGTTTCCCAAAACAGCTCAGGCAGGCAATTGCTTTGTTATGAGCACAATGGAAACTTGAAGTGGACATCTTCGACACAGGTTGGCTTCGGCGTTGCTGATGAAACCTGGACGCCGCTGATCGCAGATTTTGAGGAAGACGGCTTGCCGGAAATCTACATGGGCAACCAGATTTTTAATGGTGCGACTGGAGCTTTGATCGTTTCAGGAACCGGATCTGCAAGCCGCGGCGCCAATGCTGGTTCACCCAATGAACCCTTTTCTGTCGCTGCAGACGTCTTGCCAACCGGATTTTGTGCCGACTGCGCTGGACTGGAATTGGTTGCTGGCAATACCGTGTATGCCATCAACCTTCTCGCCGGCACGATGGTAGCCCAAAACGTGCCCAATGCAGGCATGTTTGACGGAATGACATCTTTGGCAGATATGGACCGTGATGGTGATGTCGATGCCGTTGTCGTAGGTCAGAATGGTCTGACGCGTGGTGCCGTTTATATTTGGGATATTCAAACAGGTGTGGTAATCGCCTCACCTTTTCAAATCGACGGTGCTGCCAATGCATCGGGAATCACGAGCTCCGGCGGATTGGCCACCATCGCCGACCTCGACAACAACGGATTTCCGGAGGTTTTGGTCGGCGGGCGCAATGTGCTCGTAGCACTGAACTTCAACGTTGGGTTGAATAACTTTTCCGAACGCTGGTCCTTGGCCTCTATTGACAATTCGGGTCGTCTGGGTTGTACTGTTTTTGACTTCGAAGGTGACGGTACCAAGGAAGTTGTCTATCGTGATGATGCTGTGCTGCGCGTTTTGGCGGGTGCAAATGGCGCCGTCAGGTTCACGACGACCTGTCCTTCTTCCTCGCGGATGGAAACCCCGGTCGTCGTCGACGTCGACAACAACGGGCAGGCCAATATCGTTTGCCAATGCAACAACAGCGTCAAAGCCTATCAGCCATTGCTCAGTACTTGGGTGCCGGCACGTGGCATCTGGAACCAACGCAGCTATTTTGTGCTGAATGTGCGCGACAATCTCCGCATTCCGCGACAGCAGCAAGGGCAGGAACTGGGCTTTCCCGTCGGCGCTCCCGTCAACTATCCTTTTAATGTGTTCATGAGTCAGACCACGCGTCTGGCCAACAATGGCGCCATTGTCTACCCTGCCGCCAATGATCAAATCTCCATCCTGAATCCGGTGGCCGACATCAACCTCGGCCCCTGTCAAGACGGCATCAATGACTCCATCGGTCTGCGATTGACGGTTCGCAACACCGGAAATGCCCCGATTCCGATCGGCACGCCGATCTCCTTTTACAATGGAAATCCCTACGCGATCGGAGCGACATTCCTCAGGTCCTACAACATGTTGCAAGCTGTACCCATCGGGGGAAGCCTTACGCTGCCGTTTGTGTACGTCGATGATCAGGGAGGCACGATGAATCTGCATTTTCAGATCAACGACCTCGGAACCAATCCGATTCCGATGACCGCGCCGGCAAATGCCCACCTTGAATGCAACTACCTCAACAACATCGGCAACTTGCAAGTGACAAGCTGCGGCAATTTGCCCCCTGCGGTGGATACATTCGGCCTGCAAACGGATACGATTTTGTTTACCTCCTTTGAAGACACCCCGGCGCAGCTTTGTATTTCAGCGACCGATCCGCAGTCCGATGCCCACGATGTGACAGGCTTGATCGGAAGTATTGCCTTGGGTTCCGCCACCGGACTAAATGATGGCGATAGTTGTATCACCCTCACCCCATTGCCAAGCTCCACCGGCCAATCGACATTTTCGCTGATTATTTGCGACAATGGCAACGTTCCGCTTTGCGATACGGTGTTTGTGATTTGGACGCTTGCACCTTTGAATGACCGTCCCGTTGCACTGGATGATGCGATCACCACCAACGAAGACACCCCTGTCTCCATTCCGCTCTTGGGAAATGACTTTGACGCTGAAAACGATCCGCTTGCGGTGACCTTGATCGGCGGGCCTTTGCATGGAACGGCGGCCATGAACTTGAACAATTTGGATTATACGCCTGGCTTCAACTACGTCGGGTTTGATACCATCGTTTACAGGGTTTGTGACAATGCTTTGCCCGTCGGCTGCGACACGGCAACCATCATCATTACCATTCTCCCCATCAACGACAATCCGCTTGCTGTTGATGATTCGATCACGCTGCCCAACGATACGACGCAGGTCAATGTGCCGATCATTGTCAACGATAGCGATCCCGAATCAGGCGTGTTGTCGATCACCATCGGCTGCCCACCGGCCCATGGCACCGCCACGGTCAATACCAACACCCTCCAAATTGTGTATGTCCCCGATCCGACCTACATCGGCTTGGACTCGCTCTGTTACATTCTCTGCGATGACGGAAACCCTGTGCTTTGCGACACCGCTTATGTGTATTTCAACATCTTCAATGGCAATGAACCGCCGTTGGCAGTGGATGACATGGACACCACGCTCTTGCAAGACACCGTGTTGATCTCGATCATACCCAACGACAGCGATCCCAACGGCGATGCCTTTTCTACGACCGCATTGATTTGCGGACCGATGAATGGAACCGTCACCTTGGACACGCTGCTTGGTATCCTGACCTACGTGCCCAATGTCGGCTACCTTGGACCCGATTCGATTTGTTATGTCATTTGCGATGTTCCCGTCGGTGGCCCATCCTATTGCGACACCGCTGTGGTTTACATCCAGGTGAATACCAGCAATATCCCGCCGGATGCGATCACGGATACACTCACGGTTGCATTTACGCTCACCGGCACACGTGACCTCCTCGCCAATGACAGCGATGCCAATGCGCTTGACAGCTTGTTTGTCACGATCCTTTTGCAGCCTTCCAATGGCACCGCCTTGCTCAACAACGGTGTCATTACCTACACGCCCAATCCGACATTTTACGGACTCGATAGCCTCTGCTATCAGCTCTGTGACAACGGCATTCCGGTGATGTGTGACACGGCCTGTGCCTACTTCACGGTCCTTCCTCCGGTCGATATCATTGTCCCCAATGGATTTTCGCCGAATGGGGATGGGGCCAATGACTTCTTGGTCATCGATGCCGTGCAGTTGTATCCCGACAATACCTTTCAGGTATTCACGCGCTGGGGAACCACGGTGTTTGAGGCAAATGGCTATAACAATGAATGGGACGGCACTTACAAGGGGAACGCAGTACCCGATGGCACCTATTTTTACAGGCTCGATCCGGGGGATGGGTCTGACGTAATTACTGGTTTTGTATTGCTGTACAGATAA